TATGGTAACAAAATCATCAAGTATTTTATTGGTAGCGTGTTCTTGAAATATTCCAATGTTCCGATAGCCCGTAAGATAAAGTTTCAATGCCTTTTGCTCTACCAGAAATTTATTAGGTTTATACGCAATTGTCAAGGTCGCAAAATCTGGCAGACCTGTCCTGGGACAAACAGTAGTCAATTCATCGGTGCTTAATTCCACAATGTAATCTCTATCCGTATATTGATTTTCCACCACCTCTAATTCAGGTGTAATTTTCAAACCCCGTATTTTATCCTGTTTTCCTTCATAACCTGTTTTTGCCATATTATTTTATTTCCTCCGTTGTAACGGTTCACCGCAGAGACGCAGAGAAAAAATTAAAATCTATTGGTAACTATTCAGCCACAGATGAACACAGATGAAACACTGAGAATTCGTGAATCGCGTCCGTAATCAAGCTGAAGGTTTTTGCTCCTGTTGTCCTCTGCCTTCTGCCCTCTGCCCTCTGCCCTCTGTATTTATCCGTGCTAATCCGTGTTAATCCGTGGCTGAATAGTTACTTTATTTCTATGTCTTCTCTGTTTCTCTGCGTCTCTGCGGTAAAAGATTACCTGAACGGTTACCCTCCTTTTACCCTTTCCTGGTCAATTGGACTATTTTATCTGTGACGACATCTTTAATAAATAATGCCCCATTTTTAGAATAGGCAATTTTATTTTTAAACGGTAACCAATTAAAATCATCAATCAAATCCTCAAGTTTTTTTTCTTTTTTATCCATTATCCAGAGATTTCCATTCTTTAAATAAGCAAGAATCTGTCCATCACAAGACCATTTAGGGCATCTACCTTTAACTAATTTAGATTCTCCCTCTTCATTTACATCTTTTATCCAGAGCATGTCATTGCGTTCAAAGGCTATTTTGCCCGTGATAGAAATATTGGGATTTTTCCCGTGATTTATCAATTGGACATAGTTAGTGCCGTCTTTATTGATAATCCCAATATTTTCTTTAAAATCAGTCGGCTGAATGACATCCAATAAATATTCATTAGCTATTTTACCTTTTTCCTGGTGTATTTTTTGATTTACCTTAAGGTGAAAATTCCACCAATTTAAAGAAGTTTTCTCATATTGTTCAAATATTATTCTGTCTTCAAACCAATTTGAGCAGCAACCGCCCAGTAATGTAAGTTGAAATTTGTTGGTTCCATCCGTTAACATAACATAGATATTATCTGCGTTTTCATAAGCGAGGTATTTTTTATTCCGGGACAAAACAGGATTTTTGCCGCCTTTTAAGGTCAGAAGATATGGAGTTTTATCCTTTAATCTGGCAATATTTCCACCAAGATTACCAAAGATAGAAATCTCATCATAAGATTTTGGGACAAAGATTAAACCTTTAAACGAGGCTAATATCTCTACCGGAGTTCCCTGATAGACCTGTTGTTTTCTTGTATTATTAATTATAAAATAACTCTTTGAATCATAACACAGGATTTTTGAATCCAGCCATTTTAATGGGGTTACTTTTGAATAAGATAATAATTTATCTCCAAGAAATAATCTTCCTTTTGAATCATTATAAGCAATTAATTTACCATTTGGGAGTGGATTGTGGCCTTTGTATATTACTTGTTTAATTTTTCCTTTTAAATCTAAAACCCTATAAATGAAAAAATCCTTTCTCTTAGTTATGCCGCATAGGGATTGATTAGATTTCCATTGAAGGCAAATTAGGATGATATTGGATAAATGTTGCCAATTTTTGCCGTTTGCATCTATGATTGATGTTCCTCGATAGTTTGAATATGCGATTTTAGATGAATCAGGAGACCAACAAATATCTCTGGCACTGTCATAAACCACTGTATGCACCATACCCCGTTGGACATCCACTATTTTTACCTCTTCAGATATACCCCTTACCCATTTTCGAGTTATGCCATAGGCAATTTTATTACTATCCTTTGACCAGCGAAATCCTTGTGATGTCGAAAAGCGAATTTGCTTATCGAAAATCTTGTTTATCCTTTTTCCTGCATTGCCATTAGAATCAAATATCACCAGGTCAGCGACACTACCATCTTTACTCCAATCTAAACAGACAAATTTTGTCGAATCATAAGACCATACAGGGGAAAAAGAACCAGCCGAAAGGGATTTTACAAGAAGTTTAGTCAACTTATTATCTTGAATCAGGAAAAGCGTATCTTCGGTTTCATAAATAATCCCTTTTCTGTCAAAAGACCAGTGAATATTCACTTTTACCCCTTGTTGTTTTACCAGTTTTGTTTTTTTGACTCCATCAATACCTACCCGCCAGAGATAATCACCACTTCCAACTATAAATTCATTCCCCCCTGGTGAAAAAAACATTTTGGTATTAAAAGGGAAAATATCCATATTATTGACATCTTCTTTCGTTAAATTTATTAAAACTAATGAATCTTTATTATTGTAAATAATCCCTTTATCAAGACATAAAAAATAGGTTTTGGGCTGATTTTCGTTCTGGATTATGCGGATTTGAGGAGACATTTTCCGAATAAACTCCTGAATATCATTTTTAAGAGTGGTATAGGGATAATTGAATAGGACTTTTAAAAACTCATCTTTTGCCTTATCGTTTTGGCGTTGAAGATACAGGCAAAATCCTATCATTGCTTGAGAGTAAGGGGTTATTTTACCTTTAAAAAATTTTTTAGTAACTCGTTGAAATTGCGAGATAGCACGCTGATAATTTCCCTGGGATAGATACACCTCTCCTATTCTAAATAGTCCTTCATCGACTAAATCCTCATTCGGGTAATTCTTAACGATTAATTTATATGCCTGTTTAGCCTTGCCAAATTTACCGCAAGCCCAGTAAAGTCGGCCAATATTATACTGAGCCTCATCGGCAAGATCACTGTTGGGAAACATCTTCAGGAATTTTTTAAACCTAACAATAGCCGCTGGATAATCTTTGTTTTTAGCATAACAAAATGGAATAAAAAAACTAATAGATTCTAAGTATTTACTATTGGGATAATCATTTAATAATTTAAGGTAGGCTTTTAGTGGTTTATCCCAATTTTTGTCTGTATTGGCGCATTCTTTAAATTTAATCTTGCAAATCTGATAATAGGCATCCTCGACATAGTCAGAACCAGGATATTTATTAATAAATTTTTTAATCCTAACAATAGCCATTGGATTAGATAATTTACGACTTTCGCTTATCGTTTGCCAGTAAATCTCGCCAATGCTTCGTCTGGTCTGTTTTGTAATTATTATCGTACTTCCCACACCAAAAAATATGCCGATAATAAATATTAGACAAAACAATAGAACCTTCTGAGTTAATCTCATAACAAAATACGCCTCGCTCTGGAATTCAGGTAAATGAACCTTGTGAGTCACAAAGGAGAATGAAAATATTGTGGCTAAACACTTACCTACAAATCAACCACTGAGATAATCCCTTCATAATCTACAAATTCCTTGCTAACCACATAGCACTCCGGTAATCCTATTGTTGTCGAGATAGTTTTTAGCCTTTCAAAATCACCTGGGATTCCTTTGAGTTTAACCTCAATACCAATCCTGCTATCAAGGATAAAGTCAATTTCTCTGCCGGATCTCCTTTGATAATAATGGATATTATTAAATTGCGATAAAGCATTGAAGACCGCATTCTCAAAGAGTGCACCATCAGAAACCTTTGCAAACTCACTCACTATCCCGGTATCACAAAAATAAACCTTTTTGGCTTTACTCACCAGTTTATCCATACTCCCGGTAAACGGCGGAACCAGGGTAATAAAAAATGTATCTTGTAAGAAAGAGAGATAGGAATATATAGTCTCCCGAGAGGTGCCCAACTCAGAAGCCAACCTGGCAATATCAAGTTTTGAGCCTACGCGAGCAATTAACAAAAGCAATAAGTCCCTGAATAACTGCACTTCTCTAAACTTAGCAAGGTTCTGCACCTCTTTTTCAAAATAGGATTTAAGGATATCATGAAGATGCATCTTCTTCCTGGTAATATCTTCCTCCAGAACAACCTGTGGGAAACCTCCGTAATTAAGATATTCTTCATAAGCCCCCTTTAACCTCTGATATCGAATAAAATTTTTATACCTATCTCTTTGGATTAAATCTACAAAAGATTCTTTTTCTCTACCTTTAAATGTCAAAAATTCCTCAAAATCCAAAGGACGGAGATTAAAGACAAACTTTCTACCCGCTAAGCTTTCTGGAAAAAGATTCTTTAGATAGAAACTACTTGAGCCAGTAAGGAAGAATTTAAAACCAACATGGTCATAAAGATACTTGACTACCTTTACAATGCTGGGCATAGCCTGAATCTCATCAAGAAAGATATAAGCCTTTTCCGCTGAGGTAATACCATATTCCTTTAAATTTAGAACGATATTGTTATAATCTATTTCCTCAAATATCTTTTGCACAATTGGATTTTCCAGGTCAAAAAAGGCTTTGTTTTTGCTTTCAATACTATTAAATATGGATTGATAGAGGGTTGTCTTACCTACCCGGCGCATACCAGTAAGCACAATAATCTCGGGTGAAAAGACATATTTTATTAATTCCTTTTGTATCTTTCTTGGGAATATCATAAGTCA
This is a stretch of genomic DNA from bacterium. It encodes these proteins:
- the queF gene encoding preQ(1) synthase — translated: MAKTGYEGKQDKIRGLKITPELEVVENQYTDRDYIVELSTDELTTVCPRTGLPDFATLTIAYKPNKFLVEQKALKLYLTGYRNIGIFQEHATNKILDDFVTIVQPKWAKIEVVWNIRGGIAVKVIREYHE
- a CDS encoding tetratricopeptide repeat protein, whose translation is MRLTQKVLLFCLIFIIGIFFGVGSTIIITKQTRRSIGEIYWQTISESRKLSNPMAIVRIKKFINKYPGSDYVEDAYYQICKIKFKECANTDKNWDKPLKAYLKLLNDYPNSKYLESISFFIPFCYAKNKDYPAAIVRFKKFLKMFPNSDLADEAQYNIGRLYWACGKFGKAKQAYKLIVKNYPNEDLVDEGLFRIGEVYLSQGNYQRAISQFQRVTKKFFKGKITPYSQAMIGFCLYLQRQNDKAKDEFLKVLFNYPYTTLKNDIQEFIRKMSPQIRIIQNENQPKTYFLCLDKGIIYNNKDSLVLINLTKEDVNNMDIFPFNTKMFFSPGGNEFIVGSGDYLWRVGIDGVKKTKLVKQQGVKVNIHWSFDRKGIIYETEDTLFLIQDNKLTKLLVKSLSAGSFSPVWSYDSTKFVCLDWSKDGSVADLVIFDSNGNAGKRINKIFDKQIRFSTSQGFRWSKDSNKIAYGITRKWVRGISEEVKIVDVQRGMVHTVVYDSARDICWSPDSSKIAYSNYRGTSIIDANGKNWQHLSNIILICLQWKSNQSLCGITKRKDFFIYRVLDLKGKIKQVIYKGHNPLPNGKLIAYNDSKGRLFLGDKLLSYSKVTPLKWLDSKILCYDSKSYFIINNTRKQQVYQGTPVEILASFKGLIFVPKSYDEISIFGNLGGNIARLKDKTPYLLTLKGGKNPVLSRNKKYLAYENADNIYVMLTDGTNKFQLTLLGGCCSNWFEDRIIFEQYEKTSLNWWNFHLKVNQKIHQEKGKIANEYLLDVIQPTDFKENIGIINKDGTNYVQLINHGKNPNISITGKIAFERNDMLWIKDVNEEGESKLVKGRCPKWSCDGQILAYLKNGNLWIMDKKEKKLEDLIDDFNWLPFKNKIAYSKNGALFIKDVVTDKIVQLTRKG
- a CDS encoding ATP-binding protein encodes the protein MIFPRKIQKELIKYVFSPEIIVLTGMRRVGKTTLYQSIFNSIESKNKAFFDLENPIVQKIFEEIDYNNIVLNLKEYGITSAEKAYIFLDEIQAMPSIVKVVKYLYDHVGFKFFLTGSSSFYLKNLFPESLAGRKFVFNLRPLDFEEFLTFKGREKESFVDLIQRDRYKNFIRYQRLKGAYEEYLNYGGFPQVVLEEDITRKKMHLHDILKSYFEKEVQNLAKFREVQLFRDLLLLLIARVGSKLDIARLASELGTSRETIYSYLSFLQDTFFITLVPPFTGSMDKLVSKAKKVYFCDTGIVSEFAKVSDGALFENAVFNALSQFNNIHYYQRRSGREIDFILDSRIGIEVKLKGIPGDFERLKTISTTIGLPECYVVSKEFVDYEGIISVVDL